A single region of the Phycisphaerae bacterium RAS1 genome encodes:
- the glyA gene encoding Serine hydroxymethyltransferase translates to MDKFLAQPLETTDPQVAEIIRREEERQQNTLELIASENHVSIAVRTAAGSVFTNKYAEGYPGKRYYGGCVNMDAVEDLARDRLKKLFGAEHANVQPHSGAQANTAVFLACLQPGDTILSLDLAHGGHLTHGLKVNFSGTMYNIVHYGVERGNERVNMADVRRLALDCKPKLIITGASAYPRTIDFQAFAEIAREVGARLMADIAHIAGLIAVGLHPTPVPCADYVTSTTHKTLRGPRGGLILCRAADAAAIDKWIFPGTQGGPLMHVITAKAVAFGEALRPEFKTYQQQILANAQALADALQSRGYRLVSGGTDNHLMLVDLRAAHPDLTGKQAEGWLETAGIIVNKNMIPFDERKPTQTSGLRLGTPALTTRGMRADQMKSVAELLHEALSSGGDEARVGRVRQQVRDLCRQFPLSHAL, encoded by the coding sequence ATGGACAAGTTTCTCGCCCAGCCGCTTGAGACGACCGACCCGCAGGTGGCGGAGATCATCCGCCGCGAGGAAGAGCGGCAGCAGAACACGCTCGAACTGATCGCTTCCGAAAATCACGTATCGATCGCCGTGCGCACCGCCGCCGGCTCGGTCTTCACCAACAAGTACGCCGAGGGCTATCCCGGCAAGCGCTACTACGGCGGCTGCGTGAACATGGACGCGGTCGAAGACCTCGCCCGGGATCGGCTTAAGAAGCTCTTCGGCGCCGAGCACGCCAACGTGCAGCCGCACTCCGGCGCCCAGGCCAACACGGCCGTGTTCCTCGCCTGCCTTCAGCCCGGCGACACGATCCTCTCGCTCGACCTGGCCCACGGCGGCCACCTGACGCACGGGTTGAAAGTCAACTTCAGCGGCACGATGTACAACATCGTTCACTACGGCGTCGAGCGCGGCAACGAACGCGTCAACATGGCGGACGTGCGGCGGCTGGCGTTGGACTGCAAGCCGAAACTGATCATCACCGGCGCGTCCGCCTATCCCAGAACCATCGACTTCCAGGCGTTCGCCGAAATCGCGCGCGAGGTCGGGGCGCGGCTCATGGCCGACATTGCGCACATCGCCGGATTGATCGCCGTCGGACTGCATCCGACGCCGGTGCCGTGCGCAGACTACGTCACCAGCACGACGCACAAGACGCTGCGCGGCCCGCGCGGCGGGCTGATCCTGTGCCGCGCCGCGGACGCGGCGGCGATCGACAAGTGGATCTTCCCCGGCACGCAGGGCGGCCCGCTGATGCACGTGATTACCGCCAAGGCGGTGGCCTTCGGCGAAGCGCTGCGGCCCGAGTTCAAGACCTATCAGCAGCAGATTCTGGCCAATGCGCAGGCCCTGGCCGATGCGCTGCAATCGCGCGGCTATCGCCTGGTTTCAGGCGGAACGGACAACCACCTGATGCTCGTCGATCTGCGCGCCGCGCACCCGGACCTGACCGGCAAGCAGGCCGAAGGCTGGCTCGAAACCGCCGGCATCATCGTGAACAAGAACATGATCCCCTTCGACGAGCGCAAGCCCACGCAAACCAGCGGGCTGCGGCTCGGCACGCCGGCCCTGACCACGCGCGGTATGCGGGCCGACCAGATGAAGTCCGTCGCTGAGCTGCTGCACGAGGCGCTCTCGAGCGGAGGCGACGAGGCGCGCGTCGGCCGCGTGCGCCAGCAGGTCCGCGACCTGTGCCGCCAGTTCCCGCTGTCCCATGCGTTGTAG
- the cysK1 gene encoding O-acetylserine sulfhydrylase → MGRLFRDITETIGNTPLVRINRIIQSHAEVYAKLEFFNPLSSVKDRIGVAMIEDGIRRGAIKPGVTTVIEPTSGNTGIGLAFVCAAKGIRLVLVMPESMSMERRTVLKALGSDLVLTPATEGMRGAVARAEALIKETPNSYMPQQFRNPANVEIHRKTTAEEIWNDTDGKADILVAGIGTGGTLTGVGEVIKKRKPSFKCIAVEPVHSPVIAQTRAGQPLQPGPHKIQGIGAGFIPEILNLDMIDDVVHVSNDDSFAWARRAAREEGILGGISSGGALCAADIVARRPESKGKLIVVVLASFGERYLSTPLFEQG, encoded by the coding sequence ATGGGCCGACTCTTCCGAGACATCACCGAGACCATCGGCAACACCCCGCTCGTGCGCATCAACCGCATTATCCAGTCGCACGCCGAGGTCTACGCCAAGCTCGAGTTCTTCAACCCGCTCTCGAGCGTCAAGGACCGCATCGGCGTCGCCATGATCGAAGACGGCATCCGCCGCGGAGCGATCAAGCCGGGCGTCACCACCGTGATCGAGCCGACCTCCGGCAACACCGGCATCGGCCTGGCTTTCGTCTGCGCCGCCAAGGGCATTCGGCTGGTGCTGGTCATGCCCGAGAGCATGAGCATGGAACGCCGAACGGTGCTGAAGGCGCTTGGGTCGGACCTGGTGCTGACGCCCGCCACCGAGGGCATGCGCGGCGCCGTGGCGCGGGCCGAGGCCCTCATCAAAGAGACCCCCAATTCCTACATGCCGCAGCAGTTCCGCAATCCCGCCAACGTCGAGATTCATCGCAAGACCACGGCGGAGGAAATCTGGAACGACACCGACGGCAAAGCGGATATTTTGGTCGCCGGCATTGGAACGGGCGGGACGCTGACGGGCGTCGGCGAGGTGATCAAGAAGCGCAAGCCGTCGTTCAAGTGCATCGCGGTCGAGCCGGTGCACTCGCCGGTCATCGCTCAGACCCGCGCCGGCCAGCCGCTTCAGCCCGGCCCGCACAAAATCCAGGGCATCGGGGCGGGCTTCATTCCGGAGATTCTGAATCTCGACATGATCGACGACGTCGTGCACGTCTCGAACGATGACTCGTTCGCCTGGGCGCGCCGCGCCGCGCGCGAAGAGGGCATCCTGGGCGGCATCAGCTCCGGCGGCGCGCTGTGCGCGGCGGACATCGTCGCACGGCGGCCGGAGAGCAAGGGCAAGCTGATCGTGGTCGTGCTGGCGTCGTTCGGCGAGAGATATCTATCGACGCCGCTCTTCGAACAGGGGTAG
- the plsY gene encoding Glycerol-3-phosphate acyltransferase produces MQNFEVAIVVALAYLIGAVPFGLLIGLSRGVDVRQAGSRNIGATNVGRVLGRKWGLLCLALDVLKGFTPALFASFMFAYERADARAHVSVLLVAVAAVLGHVFPVWLSFRGGKGVATTVGVALGVYPAYSIAMSAALAVYAILRFTTGRVSVGSLAIAVVFPASVYGYVRYRAMPIEHAWPLIAVALLLGLLIIFRHAANIQRLLRGTEPATHAS; encoded by the coding sequence ATGCAGAACTTTGAAGTCGCGATCGTCGTCGCCCTGGCTTACCTGATCGGGGCCGTGCCGTTCGGGCTGCTGATCGGCTTGTCGCGCGGCGTCGACGTTCGGCAGGCGGGCAGCCGGAACATCGGCGCGACCAACGTGGGGCGGGTGCTGGGGCGCAAGTGGGGGCTGCTGTGCCTGGCATTGGACGTGCTGAAGGGCTTCACGCCGGCGCTGTTCGCGTCGTTCATGTTCGCGTACGAGCGGGCGGATGCACGGGCGCACGTTTCGGTGCTGCTGGTCGCCGTCGCCGCCGTGCTGGGCCACGTCTTTCCGGTCTGGCTTTCATTTCGCGGCGGCAAGGGGGTGGCGACGACGGTGGGCGTGGCGCTGGGGGTGTACCCGGCGTATTCGATCGCGATGTCCGCGGCGCTGGCGGTTTACGCGATTCTGCGCTTCACGACCGGCCGCGTCTCGGTGGGCTCGCTTGCGATTGCCGTCGTTTTTCCCGCGTCGGTGTACGGGTACGTGCGCTATCGGGCCATGCCGATCGAGCACGCCTGGCCGCTGATCGCCGTTGCGCTGCTGCTGGGGCTGCTCATCATCTTCCGGCATGCGGCGAACATTCAACGCCTGCTGCGCGGGACGGAGCCGGCGACGCACGCGTCGTGA
- the fhuC gene encoding Iron(3+)-hydroxamate import ATP-binding protein FhuC — MNTPASANGKWELVCRDARLRRGRQDVIHGVSLSIRAGQCVALIGPNGAGKTTLMLGLLGLIPPAAGAITWDGAAMHRIAPRRRARLAAYVPQTTERLPPMSVHEVVAGGRYAHVPPLRPLSAADDAVVRDALARCGLADLATRSIDAVSAGERQKTLLAAALAQDAEALLLDEPTTSLDPAHQVELVRLLRELHAAGRAVILISHDLQLPAAVCDRVIAIREGRMAADGPPAAVLNAEALRAIYGTEFEVLDTPHGRRFITPQWW; from the coding sequence ATGAACACGCCCGCCAGCGCGAACGGGAAATGGGAGCTGGTCTGCCGCGACGCGCGGCTGCGGCGTGGCCGACAAGATGTCATTCACGGCGTGTCGCTGAGCATTCGCGCCGGCCAGTGCGTCGCGCTGATCGGTCCGAACGGAGCAGGGAAGACGACGCTGATGCTCGGCCTTTTGGGGCTGATCCCGCCGGCGGCGGGCGCGATCACCTGGGACGGCGCGGCGATGCATCGCATCGCGCCGCGGCGGCGGGCCCGGCTGGCGGCGTATGTGCCGCAGACCACCGAGCGGCTGCCGCCCATGAGCGTCCATGAAGTCGTCGCCGGCGGGCGCTATGCGCACGTTCCGCCGCTGCGGCCGCTGTCGGCCGCGGATGACGCCGTCGTTCGCGACGCGCTCGCGCGCTGCGGCCTGGCGGACCTGGCGACGCGGTCGATCGACGCCGTCAGCGCCGGCGAGCGGCAAAAAACGCTCCTGGCCGCGGCTCTGGCGCAGGATGCCGAGGCGCTGCTGCTCGATGAGCCGACCACGTCGCTCGACCCGGCGCACCAGGTGGAGCTCGTCCGGCTGCTGCGCGAGTTACACGCTGCCGGCCGGGCGGTGATCCTCATCAGCCACGATCTGCAGCTCCCCGCGGCGGTGTGCGACCGCGTGATCGCGATTCGCGAAGGGCGTATGGCGGCGGACGGACCGCCGGCGGCCGTGCTGAACGCGGAGGCGCTGCGAGCGATCTACGGAACGGAGTTTGAAGTCCTCGACACGCCGCATGGGCGAAGGTTCATTACCCCGCAATGGTGGTAG
- the btuF gene encoding Vitamin B12-binding protein precursor has product MTYRVLTRIGLVLGTLVLIATTACRPPSAPASAPIAPAPTSGGAGLAHDFVASPVVVPEEQNAGPQRIVSLAPMATEICCALGLLDRLIGRTRYCDYPPAVAAVAPLGALNELNVEVLVTLKPDLILISGTSRAISDRLRPLNLTCEWLPDNRLEDVFDAMTRVGELCGRPKTARRLCAAIREDLAAIATRYRPATPSRVLLFPTTLTTPPTPPYAAGPGSFYADLIALAGHKLALNDTQQPWGPLSLEYILSTDPDVLIELDPDGASRPGGDADALAAWSRVGDLKAVRERRVRVLRGGQHYLPGPRVAHTFEAICRAISEPPR; this is encoded by the coding sequence ATGACGTATCGCGTGCTCACGCGAATCGGGCTGGTGCTCGGCACGCTCGTGCTGATCGCGACGACGGCTTGCCGGCCGCCCAGCGCGCCGGCCTCCGCCCCAATTGCGCCGGCGCCGACCTCTGGCGGCGCGGGACTCGCGCACGATTTCGTCGCCTCCCCCGTCGTCGTGCCGGAGGAACAAAACGCCGGTCCGCAGCGAATCGTCAGCCTGGCGCCGATGGCGACCGAAATCTGCTGCGCGCTGGGGCTGCTCGATCGGCTGATCGGCCGCACGCGCTACTGCGACTATCCGCCGGCGGTCGCAGCGGTCGCGCCGCTCGGCGCGCTGAATGAGCTGAACGTCGAGGTGCTGGTGACGCTCAAGCCCGACCTGATTCTCATCAGCGGCACGAGCCGGGCGATCAGCGATCGACTGCGCCCGCTGAATCTGACATGCGAATGGCTGCCGGACAACCGGCTGGAAGACGTATTCGACGCCATGACGCGCGTCGGCGAGCTCTGCGGCCGCCCGAAAACCGCGCGGCGATTGTGCGCCGCGATCCGCGAGGACCTGGCCGCAATCGCGACGCGCTATCGCCCCGCGACACCCTCGCGCGTGCTGCTCTTCCCAACCACGCTCACCACGCCGCCAACGCCGCCCTACGCCGCCGGGCCTGGTTCGTTTTACGCCGATCTGATCGCGCTCGCGGGGCACAAGCTGGCGCTGAACGACACGCAGCAGCCGTGGGGGCCGCTTTCGCTCGAGTACATCCTGAGCACCGATCCCGATGTGCTGATCGAACTCGATCCGGACGGCGCCAGTCGCCCCGGCGGAGACGCCGACGCGCTGGCGGCGTGGTCACGTGTCGGCGACCTGAAGGCGGTGCGCGAGCGGCGCGTGCGTGTGCTCCGCGGCGGACAGCACTACCTGCCCGGGCCGCGCGTGGCGCACACGTTCGAGGCGATCTGCCGCGCGATCTCGGAGCCGCCGCGATGA